The proteins below come from a single Chryseobacterium capnotolerans genomic window:
- a CDS encoding M949_RS01915 family surface polysaccharide biosynthesis protein, translated as MKKKHLLYCLPFLFFLNCKEEKKNSPSETQSPEVNQIEKTDSLITTKIDSAQAPKALKYKGNFKDGFRWKDKTGEYVVITSETGVYINENFSHENDGSDAEVFAQCYSLENNQLVWKVNDFVKDCMVDIEAEFKKNTLAVTDLDKNGVAEIWMMYKTACKGDVSPSDLKVIMYEGKQKFAMRGETKIQTGMENHGKPVFEGGSYTFDKAFQQGPKVFRNYAEKLWNAHMED; from the coding sequence ATGAAAAAAAAGCATCTACTCTATTGTCTTCCGTTTCTATTCTTTTTAAACTGTAAAGAAGAAAAGAAAAATTCCCCATCAGAAACTCAATCACCGGAAGTTAATCAGATAGAAAAAACAGATTCTTTAATCACTACAAAAATAGATTCTGCCCAGGCTCCTAAAGCGTTGAAGTACAAAGGAAATTTTAAAGACGGATTCCGATGGAAAGATAAAACCGGAGAATATGTAGTTATTACTTCCGAAACAGGAGTCTACATCAATGAAAATTTTTCGCATGAAAATGATGGCAGTGATGCTGAAGTTTTTGCCCAGTGTTATTCTTTGGAAAATAATCAGCTCGTATGGAAAGTCAATGATTTCGTTAAAGACTGTATGGTAGATATAGAGGCCGAGTTCAAGAAAAATACTTTAGCGGTAACAGACCTTGATAAAAACGGTGTCGCTGAAATTTGGATGATGTATAAAACCGCCTGCAAAGGAGATGTAAGTCCGTCAGATCTAAAGGTCATTATGTATGAAGGAAAACAAAAGTTTGCCATGCGTGGAGAAACAAAAATACAAACAGGAATGGAAAATCATGGCAAGCCAGTATTTGAAGGAGGATCTTATACTTTCGACAAGGCTTTCCAGCAAGGCCCGAAAGTGTTCAGAAATTATGCCGAAAAATTATGGAACGCGCATATGGAGGATTAA
- a CDS encoding NAD-dependent epimerase/dehydratase family protein, whose translation MTKNNLSLVSGANGHLGNNLVRFLLKQGIPVRATVRNIHNTKPFAGLNCELVQADITDKASFVKALQGVETFYAVGASFKLWAKDPKKEIYDVNIKGTRNTIEAAAEAGVKRIVYVSSIAALDYTQLPTKESNGYNPDRRDMYYNSKNDGEKLAFELAAKLGVELVSIMPSAMIGSEAFLPLNVSYGILKLILNKKIPVDTKITLNWVDVKDVAEGCYLAAQKGRPGERYILANEKCMTITDTTILANKLYSDLKLKIPKSVPKRILFTIAGLMEFSAKLSRKAPVLTRKDISMFSGLQQDFDISKARNELGFNPKSPEKTVQEAFDYLLQHPELWKEV comes from the coding sequence ATGACAAAGAATAATCTAAGCCTCGTTTCTGGTGCTAATGGACATTTAGGAAATAATTTAGTCAGATTTTTACTGAAGCAAGGTATTCCGGTACGGGCAACAGTTCGGAATATCCACAATACAAAACCTTTTGCCGGCCTGAATTGTGAATTGGTACAGGCTGACATTACGGATAAAGCATCTTTTGTAAAAGCACTTCAGGGAGTAGAAACATTTTATGCGGTGGGAGCTTCTTTTAAGCTGTGGGCTAAAGATCCAAAGAAAGAAATATATGATGTCAATATCAAAGGAACCCGAAATACCATTGAAGCCGCTGCTGAAGCTGGAGTTAAAAGAATCGTTTATGTAAGTTCTATTGCTGCTCTTGATTATACTCAACTGCCCACAAAGGAAAGCAATGGGTACAATCCGGATCGAAGAGATATGTATTATAATTCCAAAAATGATGGGGAAAAATTAGCTTTTGAACTTGCTGCAAAGCTCGGAGTAGAGCTTGTTTCCATTATGCCATCTGCGATGATTGGCAGTGAAGCCTTTTTACCTTTGAATGTTTCCTATGGTATACTGAAGCTTATCCTGAACAAAAAGATTCCTGTAGATACAAAGATTACCCTGAATTGGGTAGATGTGAAAGATGTTGCAGAAGGCTGTTATCTGGCCGCGCAAAAAGGACGTCCCGGAGAACGTTATATTCTGGCTAATGAGAAATGCATGACAATTACAGATACAACAATTCTGGCAAATAAGCTATACTCTGATCTTAAATTGAAAATCCCCAAGTCTGTTCCCAAAAGAATTTTGTTTACTATTGCTGGTTTGATGGAATTCTCTGCAAAACTGAGCAGAAAAGCTCCTGTATTGACTAGAAAAGATATCTCAATGTTCTCCGGATTACAACAGGATTTTGATATTTCGAAAGCCAGAAATGAACTGGGTTTTAATCCCAAAAGCCCGGAAAAGACTGTACAGGAAGCATTTGATTATTTATTGCAGCATCCTGAACTTTGGAAAGAGGTATAA
- the rimM gene encoding ribosome maturation factor RimM (Essential for efficient processing of 16S rRNA): MRKEDCYLLGKITRRHGLAGNVILKLDTDQPELYNKLESIFVEINGLLVPFFIEKSSWSKLDALNLAFKNASEAMVDQVLGKSVYLPLASLPKLTGKQFYYHEIIGFEIFDENDNNCGVIRSVNDQTAQVYFITNLDGKEVVIPMIKDWILNVDREERTIKMVLPEGLIDVFLVPSKKDE, encoded by the coding sequence ATGCGTAAAGAAGATTGCTATTTGTTGGGGAAAATTACACGCAGACATGGACTTGCGGGCAACGTTATCCTTAAATTGGATACCGACCAGCCTGAGCTTTACAATAAATTGGAATCAATATTCGTTGAAATCAACGGATTATTGGTTCCATTTTTTATTGAAAAATCATCCTGGAGCAAATTAGATGCTCTGAATCTTGCATTCAAAAATGCTTCTGAAGCAATGGTAGACCAGGTTTTAGGTAAAAGTGTTTACCTTCCGCTGGCTTCACTTCCAAAACTTACAGGTAAGCAATTCTATTATCACGAAATCATTGGATTTGAAATTTTTGATGAAAATGATAACAACTGTGGTGTGATCAGATCTGTAAATGATCAAACGGCGCAAGTGTATTTTATAACCAATCTGGATGGAAAAGAAGTAGTTATTCCTATGATTAAAGATTGGATTCTTAACGTGGACAGAGAAGAAAGAACGATCAAAATGGTACTTCCTGAAGGCCTTATTGATGTATTTCTGGTTCCCTCTAAAAAAGATGAGTAA
- a CDS encoding VOC family protein: MNSSNPVVYFEIPVNDLKRAEEFYAAVFNFSFEKEIIDQYEMALFPFEEKNSGITGALAKGDVYKPTKDGVIIYFKTESIDATLEKVLQHAGKVLYPKRTDEKYGFAVAEFEDSEGNRIALHQTI, from the coding sequence ATGAATTCATCCAACCCTGTTGTTTATTTTGAAATCCCTGTTAATGATCTGAAACGTGCAGAAGAATTTTATGCAGCTGTATTCAATTTCAGTTTTGAAAAGGAAATTATTGATCAATATGAAATGGCCCTCTTCCCTTTTGAGGAAAAAAACAGTGGAATTACCGGAGCTTTGGCTAAAGGTGATGTTTATAAACCAACAAAAGACGGGGTTATCATTTATTTTAAAACAGAAAGTATTGATGCTACGTTGGAAAAAGTTCTTCAGCATGCAGGAAAAGTTCTTTATCCCAAAAGAACTGATGAAAAATATGGTTTTGCAGTGGCAGAATTTGAAGACTCGGAAGGAAATAGGATTGCACTACACCAAACGATCTGA
- a CDS encoding serine hydrolase domain-containing protein has protein sequence MITKKTIALLMTLLICSSIGAQLHTKKYEKKIDSLILTGFGDQNEPGGVFMVVQKGKNLYRKAFGKANLELDVNMTPENVFQIGSMTKQFTAVAILMLEQQGKLKVSDPVSKYIADYPNGDKITIHHLLTHTSGIKDFTKMKALSSIAQKEMEPKAMVDFFKNEPVDFAPGEKFDYNNSGYVVLGYIIELTSGDTYENFIKKNIFDKIGMTHSYYASDRKIIPQRAYGYHKKEYGFVNKTVISFSVPFSSGSLMSTADDLWKWQQALNQNILLNPQETQKAFQKYKLNNGEEFTYGYGWHLKDINGTPDREHGGSVFGFKSMGVYIPEKDIYVIGLSNCDCHSPTEITRNIAKITLDETKTSSKNLKTK, from the coding sequence ATGATTACTAAAAAAACAATAGCCTTACTGATGACTCTGCTGATATGCAGTTCTATTGGTGCACAACTCCATACAAAAAAATATGAAAAGAAGATAGACAGTCTTATTCTTACCGGATTTGGAGATCAGAATGAACCGGGAGGTGTCTTTATGGTAGTTCAAAAAGGTAAAAACCTTTATCGAAAAGCGTTTGGAAAAGCCAATCTGGAACTGGATGTCAACATGACCCCTGAAAATGTTTTCCAAATCGGTTCTATGACCAAACAATTTACAGCTGTAGCGATTCTAATGCTTGAACAGCAGGGAAAACTTAAAGTAAGTGATCCGGTATCAAAATATATTGCAGACTATCCAAATGGTGATAAAATTACCATTCATCATCTTCTTACCCACACTTCGGGAATCAAAGATTTTACCAAGATGAAAGCTTTATCTTCTATTGCCCAAAAAGAAATGGAACCTAAAGCCATGGTTGATTTTTTCAAAAATGAACCTGTTGATTTTGCGCCCGGAGAAAAATTCGATTACAATAATTCAGGGTATGTTGTTCTGGGATATATCATAGAACTTACTTCTGGAGATACCTATGAAAATTTTATTAAAAAAAATATTTTCGATAAAATCGGAATGACTCATTCTTATTATGCTTCAGACCGGAAGATCATTCCTCAAAGAGCTTATGGATATCATAAAAAAGAATATGGTTTTGTGAATAAGACTGTTATTAGTTTCAGTGTTCCTTTTTCTTCAGGTTCACTGATGTCTACCGCCGATGATCTATGGAAATGGCAGCAGGCTTTGAATCAAAATATCTTATTAAATCCACAGGAAACTCAGAAAGCCTTTCAAAAATATAAACTTAATAATGGAGAAGAATTCACCTATGGCTACGGATGGCATCTGAAAGACATCAACGGAACTCCGGATCGTGAACATGGCGGCAGTGTATTTGGATTCAAAAGCATGGGAGTCTATATTCCTGAAAAAGACATTTATGTAATAGGGCTCAGCAATTGCGATTGCCATTCTCCCACCGAAATTACGCGCAACATTGCCAAAATAACCTTAGACGAAACGAAAACCTCATCCAAAAACCTTAAAACTAAGTAA
- a CDS encoding TetR/AcrR family transcriptional regulator, with protein MKKEKVRERIIRVASDLFYKQGFNSTGINQIIAEADIAIGSLYNHFASKNDLLQAYLIKEELDWFEGLEKSIGHIPDPKEKISAIIDYRKRLQKSSKFAGCPFIKIVSETGDGNPAVSAFAKNHKEKQKMMINNIIKEYNEEHQLPDSNIITENIFLLIEGAVVTSTITGNNDSFDQIQKMIQGLLP; from the coding sequence ATGAAAAAGGAAAAAGTACGTGAGAGAATCATCAGAGTGGCTTCAGACTTATTTTATAAGCAAGGATTTAATTCTACAGGAATTAATCAGATTATTGCTGAGGCTGATATCGCTATCGGTTCGTTGTATAATCATTTTGCATCCAAAAATGATCTGCTTCAGGCTTATTTAATCAAAGAGGAACTGGATTGGTTTGAAGGTCTTGAAAAAAGTATTGGTCATATTCCTGATCCGAAAGAAAAAATTTCTGCCATTATTGATTATCGTAAAAGGCTGCAAAAGTCATCCAAATTTGCAGGATGTCCTTTCATCAAAATTGTTTCCGAAACCGGTGACGGAAATCCAGCAGTATCTGCCTTTGCAAAAAATCATAAGGAAAAGCAAAAGATGATGATCAATAATATTATAAAAGAATACAATGAAGAACATCAATTGCCTGACTCCAATATAATCACTGAAAATATATTTTTGTTGATAGAAGGAGCCGTGGTAACATCTACCATTACCGGAAATAATGATTCTTTTGATCAGATACAAAAAATGATTCAGGGTTTATTACCCTAA
- a CDS encoding tetratricopeptide repeat protein produces the protein MSNIPQRLENVKKLQAKRWENEDHWDTLNDLLVKELDEILLIEPENTSALINIGAIYSDMGENEKALDYLKMALNLGSEDKNLFVNLAIVMIYMEKHQAEYLEYLEDAEGKIEDPLTFKAYFDPQSH, from the coding sequence ATGAGCAACATACCACAAAGACTCGAAAATGTAAAAAAACTCCAGGCGAAAAGATGGGAGAATGAAGATCATTGGGATACATTAAATGATCTTTTAGTGAAAGAGCTGGATGAAATTTTACTTATTGAACCTGAAAATACCTCTGCACTCATCAACATTGGAGCAATTTATTCCGATATGGGCGAAAATGAGAAAGCCTTGGATTATTTAAAAATGGCTTTAAACCTGGGATCTGAAGATAAAAACCTTTTCGTAAACCTGGCTATTGTGATGATTTATATGGAAAAACATCAGGCAGAATATTTAGAATATCTGGAAGACGCTGAGGGAAAAATTGAGGATCCGCTTACTTTTAAAGCTTATTTTGACCCTCAATCTCATTAA
- a CDS encoding YqaE/Pmp3 family membrane protein translates to MFLAVVLPFLSFIVRGKVLTGIICFFLQITLIGWLPAAIWAVMSLNNERANKRNEDLIRAVREGRK, encoded by the coding sequence ATGTTTTTAGCTGTTGTACTTCCCTTTCTATCTTTTATTGTTAGAGGAAAAGTTCTTACCGGAATCATATGCTTTTTCTTACAAATTACCTTGATTGGCTGGCTTCCGGCAGCGATTTGGGCCGTGATGTCTTTAAATAACGAAAGAGCAAATAAACGAAACGAAGATTTAATTCGCGCCGTTCGTGAAGGCAGAAAATAA
- a CDS encoding MFS transporter yields the protein MKRNYLKLFVILFGQLLTIMDIFIINVSIPSIQRDIQASHGEMQLMIAAYLIGFASFLITGGRMGDVYGRKKIFILGLIFFMASSIACGISEGAIQLMISRLVQGISAGLMAPQVLSMIQILFPDHQQRTKAMGWYGITIGIGTISGQFLGGYFSSLTGFDQPWRFIFLINIPICLIAIFFSLWKLEESKVNTKEYFDIGGVFLLSAGLFSATYALTASEKNGFSVQNILLVAISICILIYFIKNQQLKFKNKRSYLVDFELFHYKNFNLGIIAVSFFFIMLDSYFYILSLFFQDGLKMSPLKAGEVIVFQGLGFIMASAFSVKLILRYGKKALIAGLCFIVLVLILQIIMFNNYTEFYLFYLLLFFHGAGVGSVIPSLASIAFSEMPEKLIGNASGVYNTFQQVAAIIGIVAVGSVFYYFLGERPSIQHYHTAFTIAVLINIVCLMIVLAAVFKVPAAVLPKSK from the coding sequence ATGAAACGTAACTATTTGAAATTATTTGTTATACTTTTTGGTCAATTGCTGACGATCATGGATATTTTCATTATCAACGTATCCATACCATCTATACAGCGTGATATTCAGGCTTCTCATGGTGAAATGCAGCTGATGATAGCCGCTTATCTTATCGGATTTGCTTCTTTTCTGATTACAGGCGGGCGCATGGGAGATGTATATGGGCGAAAAAAGATTTTTATTCTTGGGTTGATTTTCTTTATGGCCAGTTCTATAGCCTGTGGAATTTCAGAAGGAGCAATTCAGCTGATGATTTCAAGGCTTGTACAGGGAATAAGTGCTGGATTGATGGCTCCACAAGTACTTTCAATGATTCAGATTCTGTTTCCGGATCATCAACAGCGTACTAAAGCAATGGGTTGGTATGGTATTACGATCGGGATTGGAACCATTTCAGGACAGTTTCTTGGGGGATATTTTTCTTCACTAACGGGTTTTGATCAACCATGGCGGTTTATTTTTCTGATTAATATTCCAATATGTTTAATCGCTATTTTTTTCAGCCTTTGGAAACTGGAAGAATCTAAAGTGAATACAAAGGAATATTTTGATATTGGAGGTGTCTTTCTGTTATCCGCAGGACTTTTTAGTGCGACGTACGCTCTTACCGCTTCTGAGAAAAATGGTTTTTCTGTTCAGAATATATTGTTGGTTGCTATTTCCATTTGTATTTTGATTTACTTCATAAAAAATCAACAATTGAAATTTAAAAATAAAAGATCATACCTTGTTGATTTTGAATTGTTTCATTATAAAAATTTCAATCTGGGTATTATTGCTGTTTCTTTCTTTTTTATCATGTTGGATTCTTATTTCTATATTTTGTCTTTATTCTTTCAGGATGGTTTAAAGATGAGTCCTTTGAAAGCAGGGGAAGTGATCGTATTTCAAGGTCTGGGATTTATAATGGCTTCTGCTTTTTCAGTGAAGCTGATTCTGAGATATGGAAAAAAAGCCCTGATAGCAGGACTTTGTTTTATTGTGCTGGTTTTGATCCTTCAGATTATTATGTTCAATAATTATACAGAATTTTACCTGTTTTATCTACTGTTGTTTTTCCATGGAGCAGGAGTGGGCTCTGTGATTCCTTCACTGGCCAGTATTGCTTTTTCGGAAATGCCTGAAAAGCTGATAGGAAACGCCTCCGGAGTCTATAACACCTTTCAGCAGGTTGCTGCGATCATCGGAATTGTAGCAGTAGGAAGTGTCTTCTATTATTTTCTTGGAGAAAGACCTTCGATACAGCATTATCACACTGCTTTTACAATAGCAGTACTGATTAATATTGTATGCTTAATGATCGTCCTGGCTGCTGTTTTTAAAGTACCTGCTGCTGTTCTTCCTAAAAGTAAATAA
- a CDS encoding class I SAM-dependent methyltransferase, translating into MKENKYDNPSFFDQYEKMLRSQLGLEGAGEWHTLKNMLPDFKGKNVLDLGCGFGWHCRYAIENGAKSVIGIDLSEKMLAKAQEINNIEGILYERKALEDVAYPAEQFDIILSSLTLHYVESFDKIVQNIHQWLTSGGHFIFSVEHPVFTAEGSQDWNYDKNGEKTDWPVDRYFIEGKRNTTFLGENVIKYHRTLTTYLNTLLKHGFKIKEIIEPEPSPEMLKEIPEMKNELRRPMMLLIAVEK; encoded by the coding sequence ATGAAAGAAAATAAATATGATAATCCGTCTTTTTTTGACCAGTATGAGAAAATGCTCCGCTCCCAATTAGGACTGGAAGGAGCCGGAGAATGGCATACCCTGAAAAATATGTTACCCGATTTTAAAGGGAAAAATGTACTTGACCTCGGCTGCGGATTTGGGTGGCATTGCAGATATGCTATAGAAAACGGAGCAAAATCAGTGATTGGAATTGATCTTTCAGAAAAAATGCTGGCCAAAGCACAGGAAATCAATAATATCGAAGGCATCCTCTATGAAAGAAAAGCCCTGGAAGATGTTGCTTATCCGGCAGAGCAGTTTGATATTATTTTAAGTTCATTAACACTACATTATGTGGAATCATTCGATAAGATTGTCCAAAATATTCATCAATGGCTGACTTCAGGCGGGCATTTTATATTTTCCGTGGAACATCCTGTCTTTACCGCTGAAGGAAGCCAGGATTGGAACTATGATAAGAATGGAGAAAAAACAGACTGGCCTGTCGACAGATATTTTATCGAAGGAAAAAGAAATACTACCTTCTTAGGGGAAAATGTCATTAAATACCATAGAACTTTAACTACATATCTGAATACTTTACTGAAACATGGTTTCAAAATCAAAGAAATTATTGAACCAGAGCCTAGCCCTGAAATGTTGAAAGAAATTCCGGAAATGAAAAATGAGCTCAGAAGACCCATGATGCTTCTGATCGCTGTAGAAAAATAG
- a CDS encoding SRPBCC family protein has protein sequence MKTLLKFIGIIILLLIVYAVFAMLAFSKDYHYEKSVVINAPKEKVWQYAGSLKGYNMWDPFSKEIKNIKITYSGEGNTMGDSYHWKGDDSEGEQSITEIVPNEKLGTQLHFIKPFEGNAKSAIVLTPEGAGTKVTWMIDNELNTMMKIMKPMMDSNMDKMFGQGLDDLKKLSEK, from the coding sequence ATGAAAACACTCTTAAAATTTATCGGCATTATCATTTTGCTGCTTATTGTATATGCTGTTTTTGCCATGTTGGCCTTCAGTAAAGATTATCATTATGAAAAATCTGTTGTCATCAATGCTCCTAAAGAAAAAGTATGGCAATATGCAGGTTCATTAAAAGGATATAATATGTGGGATCCTTTTTCAAAAGAAATCAAAAATATTAAAATTACCTATTCCGGAGAAGGAAATACAATGGGAGATTCTTATCACTGGAAAGGAGATGATAGTGAAGGAGAACAATCTATTACGGAAATAGTCCCTAATGAAAAATTGGGAACTCAGCTTCATTTTATAAAACCTTTTGAGGGAAATGCTAAAAGTGCTATTGTACTGACTCCTGAAGGTGCCGGTACGAAAGTTACCTGGATGATTGATAATGAACTAAACACTATGATGAAGATCATGAAGCCCATGATGGACAGTAATATGGATAAAATGTTCGGGCAGGGACTGGATGACCTGAAGAAATTATCAGAAAAATAA
- a CDS encoding M3 family metallopeptidase, whose amino-acid sequence MNILTEKFNTPYHSAPFGDIKNEDYLPAFKELIQKSEEEINAIVDNPEAPTFENVIEALAYSGEQLDVVSNIFFNLNSAETSDELQQIAQEVSPILTEYSSKISQNEGLFNKIKKVYDEKEKYNLNEEQEMLLNETYKGFVRDGALLNEEDKEKLKKISMDLSIKSLQFGQNVLASTNAYFKHITDKEQLAGIPEAILEQYAEEAKERNLEGWVVTLQYPSYIPFITYAENRELKKELALANGKKSFDGEEYDNQNLIKELLQLKQQKAELLGYKNYADFVLEERMAKSPVKVFDFLNELLTKAKPYADKEVEELKSLAKADGIEEMQGYDHAFYAEKLRKQKFDLNDEELKPYFPLDHVQDAVFGLAGKLFGLTFEERNDIPKYHEDVKVYEVKENGTYKSLLYVDYFPRKGKRAGAWMTSYKNQYKQNGENSRPHISIVCNFSKPTKDTPSLLTFQEVTTLFHEFGHALHGMMADTQYPNLSGTSVKWDFVELPSQFLENFCYEPEFLKTFAKHYKTGEVLPDEKIAKIEQSKNFMEGYQTLRQLGFGLLDMNYHTKVAELENESIKEFEDQYTKATALYPTNPETAMSPSFSHIFQGGYSAGYYSYKWAEVLDADAFQYFKENGIFNPEIAAKYKVLLSSGGTKDPMELYKAFRGSEPKVESLLKRAFG is encoded by the coding sequence ATGAATATTTTAACAGAAAAATTTAATACGCCATATCACTCAGCACCATTCGGAGACATTAAAAATGAAGATTATCTTCCCGCTTTCAAGGAATTAATTCAAAAATCTGAAGAAGAAATTAATGCTATCGTTGACAATCCTGAAGCTCCTACTTTTGAAAACGTCATTGAGGCATTAGCGTATTCCGGTGAACAGCTGGATGTGGTTTCTAATATCTTTTTCAATTTAAATTCAGCAGAAACCAGTGATGAGCTCCAGCAGATTGCTCAGGAAGTTTCTCCGATTTTAACAGAATATTCTTCTAAAATATCTCAAAACGAGGGCCTTTTCAACAAAATCAAAAAAGTGTATGATGAAAAGGAAAAATATAATCTCAATGAGGAACAGGAAATGCTTTTGAATGAAACCTATAAAGGTTTTGTAAGAGATGGCGCTTTACTGAATGAAGAAGACAAGGAAAAATTAAAGAAGATCAGTATGGATCTTTCCATAAAATCTCTGCAATTCGGACAAAATGTACTGGCTTCTACGAATGCTTACTTCAAACATATTACAGATAAAGAACAATTAGCCGGAATTCCGGAAGCAATTCTCGAACAATACGCAGAGGAAGCTAAAGAAAGAAATCTTGAAGGATGGGTGGTTACTTTACAATATCCAAGTTATATTCCATTCATTACATATGCTGAGAACCGTGAACTGAAAAAAGAACTGGCATTAGCCAATGGTAAAAAATCTTTTGATGGCGAAGAATATGATAATCAAAATCTCATTAAAGAGCTTCTTCAACTAAAACAACAGAAAGCTGAGCTTTTGGGCTATAAAAATTATGCAGATTTTGTATTGGAAGAAAGAATGGCAAAATCTCCGGTAAAAGTTTTTGATTTTTTAAATGAACTTTTAACAAAGGCAAAGCCTTATGCCGATAAAGAAGTTGAAGAATTAAAATCTTTGGCAAAAGCTGATGGAATTGAGGAAATGCAAGGCTATGACCACGCTTTCTATGCTGAAAAACTTCGTAAGCAGAAATTTGACCTTAATGATGAAGAACTCAAACCTTACTTCCCGTTAGATCATGTACAGGATGCTGTTTTCGGACTGGCTGGAAAACTCTTCGGGTTAACCTTTGAAGAAAGAAACGATATTCCTAAATATCATGAAGATGTAAAAGTCTATGAAGTAAAGGAGAACGGAACTTATAAATCCTTATTATATGTTGACTATTTCCCAAGAAAAGGGAAAAGAGCCGGCGCATGGATGACCAGCTACAAGAATCAGTATAAGCAGAACGGAGAAAACTCACGTCCGCATATTTCTATTGTCTGCAACTTCAGCAAACCTACAAAAGATACGCCTAGCTTACTGACATTCCAGGAAGTAACGACTTTATTCCACGAATTCGGACATGCTCTTCACGGAATGATGGCAGATACTCAATACCCTAATCTATCCGGAACTTCCGTGAAATGGGATTTTGTGGAGTTACCATCTCAGTTTTTAGAAAACTTCTGCTATGAGCCTGAATTCCTAAAAACCTTCGCAAAACATTATAAAACCGGAGAAGTTCTTCCCGATGAAAAAATTGCAAAAATTGAGCAGTCTAAAAACTTTATGGAGGGCTACCAGACTTTAAGACAATTAGGTTTTGGTTTACTGGATATGAACTATCATACAAAAGTTGCAGAGCTGGAAAATGAAAGTATAAAAGAGTTTGAAGATCAATACACCAAAGCTACAGCACTTTATCCAACCAATCCTGAAACAGCGATGAGCCCAAGTTTCTCTCATATTTTCCAAGGCGGATATTCCGCAGGATACTATTCTTACAAATGGGCAGAAGTATTGGATGCTGATGCTTTCCAGTATTTTAAAGAAAACGGAATTTTCAATCCGGAAATTGCCGCGAAATATAAAGTACTTCTTTCTTCCGGAGGAACAAAAGATCCTATGGAATTGTATAAAGCCTTCAGAGGGAGTGAGCCTAAAGTAGAGAGTTTATTGAAAAGAGCTTTTGGATAA
- a CDS encoding serine hydrolase domain-containing protein, giving the protein MSSGFDGNDQDSESPGNEENMYPTDNWVKFTLNLPMTENKIGKNWNYFTAGVVITGDILDKSLPQGLKDYADKKLFQPLGIKNYKWQLTPQQKPSLAGGLRMRAIDFATFGQLYKNKGIWNGKTILNTNWIKKSFTNYFTDHKDFEGYGYLFWRKIYKMGNKNLEAYQCSGNGGNKIIIFADIPVVMVITATAYNQPYAHSQTDKMVEEYLLPALIMGKE; this is encoded by the coding sequence ATGAGTTCTGGTTTTGATGGTAATGATCAGGACTCAGAATCTCCAGGAAATGAAGAAAATATGTATCCTACCGATAATTGGGTGAAATTTACATTGAATTTACCCATGACCGAAAATAAAATAGGGAAAAACTGGAACTATTTTACAGCAGGAGTAGTGATAACAGGTGATATTTTAGATAAATCTCTTCCCCAAGGACTGAAAGACTATGCTGATAAAAAATTATTCCAACCCCTTGGAATCAAGAACTACAAATGGCAGCTTACTCCTCAACAAAAACCTTCTTTAGCAGGCGGCTTACGGATGAGAGCAATAGATTTTGCAACATTCGGGCAATTATATAAAAATAAGGGGATCTGGAACGGAAAAACGATCTTAAATACAAATTGGATAAAGAAGTCTTTCACGAACTACTTCACAGACCATAAAGATTTTGAAGGCTATGGCTACTTATTCTGGAGGAAAATTTATAAAATGGGAAACAAAAACCTAGAAGCTTATCAATGCAGTGGAAATGGCGGAAACAAGATCATTATATTTGCAGATATACCGGTTGTGATGGTCATTACAGCTACAGCTTATAATCAACCTTATGCTCATTCACAGACTGATAAAATGGTAGAAGAATACCTTTTACCGGCTTTAATAATGGGTAAAGAATAA